In a single window of the Sediminicoccus sp. KRV36 genome:
- the glnA gene encoding type I glutamate--ammonia ligase → MAMNSPESVSKVMEMIKENSVEYVDFRFTDPRGKWQHTAQHVSTVEEETFEEGIMFDGSSIAGWKAINESDMILMPDAASACMDPFSAKPQLILFCDIYEPSTGQRYNRDPRSTAKKAEEYLKSTGLGDTAFFGPEAEFFVFDNVKFGTGGNFGHFSLDSIEGPGASMKDFPEGNMGHRPGVKGGYFPVNPVDSEVDLRAEMLSTMIEMGVVGEKHHHEVAQSQHELGTKFGTLVLQADHMQIYKYVIHNVAHSYGKSATFMPKPIYGDNGSGMHVHQSIWKDGKPMFAGNAYADLSEMALYYIGGIIKHAKALNAFTNPLTNSYKRLIPGFEAPVLLAYSARNRSASCRIPYATNPKAKRVEVRFPDPGANPYLAFSAMLMAGLDGIKNKIHPGDPMDKDLYDLPPEELKDIPTVCGSLREALGALAADHDFLLAGDVFSKDQIESYIELKWSEVYRFEHTPHPVEFEMYYSV, encoded by the coding sequence ATGGCGATGAATTCCCCCGAGAGCGTCTCCAAGGTCATGGAAATGATCAAGGAGAACAGCGTGGAGTATGTGGACTTCCGCTTCACCGACCCGCGCGGCAAGTGGCAGCACACGGCCCAGCACGTCTCGACCGTCGAGGAAGAGACCTTCGAGGAAGGCATCATGTTCGATGGCTCCTCCATCGCCGGCTGGAAGGCGATCAACGAGTCCGACATGATCCTGATGCCCGACGCGGCGTCGGCCTGCATGGACCCCTTCTCGGCCAAGCCGCAGCTGATCCTGTTTTGCGACATCTATGAGCCCTCGACCGGCCAGCGCTACAACCGCGACCCGCGCTCGACCGCCAAGAAGGCCGAAGAATACCTGAAGAGCACGGGCCTGGGCGACACCGCCTTCTTCGGCCCGGAAGCCGAGTTCTTCGTGTTCGACAATGTGAAGTTCGGCACGGGCGGCAATTTCGGCCATTTCAGCCTGGACAGCATCGAAGGCCCCGGCGCCTCGATGAAGGACTTCCCCGAGGGCAACATGGGCCACCGCCCGGGCGTCAAGGGCGGCTACTTCCCGGTGAACCCCGTGGACAGCGAAGTGGACCTGCGCGCCGAAATGCTCTCGACCATGATCGAGATGGGCGTCGTCGGCGAGAAGCACCACCACGAGGTGGCGCAGTCGCAGCATGAGCTCGGCACCAAGTTCGGGACGCTGGTGCTGCAGGCCGACCACATGCAGATCTACAAGTATGTGATCCACAATGTGGCGCACAGCTACGGCAAGTCGGCCACCTTCATGCCGAAGCCGATCTACGGCGACAACGGCTCGGGCATGCACGTGCACCAGTCCATCTGGAAGGATGGCAAGCCGATGTTCGCCGGCAACGCCTATGCCGACCTCAGCGAGATGGCGCTCTACTACATCGGCGGCATCATCAAGCACGCCAAGGCACTGAACGCCTTCACCAACCCGCTGACCAACAGCTACAAGCGGCTGATCCCGGGCTTCGAGGCCCCTGTGCTGCTGGCCTATTCGGCCCGCAACCGCTCCGCCTCCTGCCGCATCCCGTATGCGACGAACCCGAAGGCCAAGCGCGTCGAGGTTCGCTTCCCCGATCCGGGTGCCAACCCCTACCTCGCCTTCTCGGCGATGCTGATGGCGGGCCTGGATGGCATCAAGAACAAGATCCACCCCGGCGACCCGATGGACAAGGATCTCTATGACCTGCCGCCGGAAGAGCTGAAGGACATCCCGACGGTGTGCGGTTCGCTTCGCGAAGCCCTGGGTGCCCTGGCCGCCGACCATGACTTCCTGCTGGCCGGTGACGTGTTCAGCAAGGACCAGATCGAGAGCTATATCGAGCTGAAGTGGAGCGAAGTGTATCGCTTCGAGCACACGCCGCACCCGGTCGAGTTCGAGATGTACTACTCGGTCTGA
- a CDS encoding enolase C-terminal domain-like protein, which yields MMPWPLSIAAIHVWPLRIPLRVPLHLASETITHAETLLIEARDAEGLCGWGEASAAPTMTGEVLPGMAEVARRYLAPALIAAPFSEAAAITPRLDRAIRGNHGAKCAAEAALLDLAARRAGLPLCEMLGTRQRDSVPAIAMIGGATEHAVQEAALAAQAQGFRHIKVKLGLQPDPREDAAMLRRLRAALGPSAHLSGDANMAWSRDAARLFLEALPEGMLNYLEQPLADDDRAGLAGLMGCPICIDEGLHALSDIPAYRGIAAGFGLKSIKLGGLLPTLAADALARAEGMRTTLACKIAETSVGAAAALHIAALLPDVEWGVSVTQAMLTEDVALPGVKLEAGRAWLPQGPGIGVVPDPARLSAYQA from the coding sequence ATGATGCCCTGGCCCCTCTCCATCGCCGCCATCCATGTCTGGCCGCTGCGCATTCCGCTGCGCGTGCCGCTGCACCTGGCCAGCGAGACCATCACCCATGCCGAAACCCTGCTGATCGAAGCGCGAGACGCCGAGGGTCTGTGCGGCTGGGGTGAAGCCTCCGCCGCCCCGACCATGACGGGCGAGGTCCTGCCCGGCATGGCGGAGGTTGCGCGGCGCTACCTGGCGCCGGCACTGATCGCCGCCCCCTTCAGCGAAGCCGCCGCCATCACCCCGCGCCTGGACCGCGCCATCCGCGGCAATCACGGTGCGAAATGCGCCGCCGAGGCCGCCCTGCTGGATCTTGCTGCCCGGCGCGCAGGCCTTCCGCTTTGCGAGATGCTGGGCACACGCCAGCGTGATTCCGTCCCCGCCATCGCGATGATCGGCGGTGCGACGGAACACGCCGTGCAGGAGGCCGCGCTGGCCGCCCAGGCGCAGGGCTTCCGCCACATCAAGGTCAAGCTAGGCCTGCAGCCCGATCCGCGCGAGGACGCGGCCATGCTGCGGCGCCTGCGCGCCGCGCTCGGCCCCTCAGCCCATCTCTCGGGCGATGCGAATATGGCCTGGAGCCGGGATGCCGCGCGCCTCTTCCTGGAGGCCCTGCCGGAGGGCATGCTGAATTACCTGGAGCAACCCCTGGCCGATGATGACCGTGCCGGCCTTGCTGGCCTGATGGGCTGCCCGATCTGCATTGATGAGGGCCTGCACGCGCTCTCGGATATTCCCGCCTATCGCGGGATCGCGGCCGGCTTTGGGCTGAAATCCATCAAGCTCGGTGGGCTCTTGCCGACGCTTGCAGCCGATGCCCTGGCGCGCGCCGAAGGCATGCGCACCACCCTTGCCTGCAAGATCGCCGAGACGTCGGTCGGTGCGGCGGCCGCGTTGCATATCGCAGCACTGCTGCCGGATGTGGAGTGGGGCGTGAGCGTCACCCAGGCGATGCTGACCGAGGATGTGGCCCTGCCGGGCGTCAAGCTCGAAGCCGGCCGCGCCTGGTTGCCGCAGGGTCCGGGGATCGGCGTGGTGCCCGACCCCGCGAGGCTCTCCGCCTATCAGGCGTGA
- a CDS encoding response regulator, whose translation MNTLLVHVVDDDEAVRRSLAMLLDSMHYRVATYPSAEALLTIAATPEGLEAGCILVDVRMEGMDGLSLIEALRRQGVGLPVVVVTGHADVPLAVRAMRAGAMDFVEKPYSEERILEAVGAAFGAMRVVDQRRVLELQSEARVASLSPRESEVLAALVAGKANKVIGFELGISPRTVEVHRANLMEKLGVRSLPEAVRIGLAAGISPGG comes from the coding sequence ATGAACACCCTGCTGGTGCATGTGGTGGATGATGACGAGGCGGTCCGCCGCTCCCTCGCGATGCTGCTCGATTCCATGCACTACCGCGTGGCGACCTACCCGAGTGCGGAAGCCCTGCTGACCATTGCCGCGACGCCGGAGGGGCTGGAGGCCGGCTGCATCCTGGTGGATGTGCGCATGGAAGGCATGGACGGGCTCTCCTTGATCGAGGCCTTGCGCCGGCAGGGGGTGGGGCTGCCGGTGGTTGTGGTGACCGGCCACGCCGATGTGCCGCTCGCCGTGCGGGCCATGCGCGCGGGTGCGATGGATTTCGTGGAGAAGCCCTATTCGGAGGAGCGCATCCTGGAGGCGGTGGGCGCGGCGTTCGGCGCCATGCGGGTGGTGGATCAGCGCCGTGTGCTGGAACTCCAGTCAGAAGCGCGCGTCGCCTCGCTGTCACCGCGCGAGAGCGAGGTGCTGGCGGCGCTGGTCGCTGGCAAGGCCAATAAGGTGATCGGCTTTGAGCTCGGTATCAGTCCGCGCACCGTGGAGGTGCACCGGGCCAATCTGATGGAAAAGCTCGGCGTGCGCAGCCTGCCCGAGGCGGTGCGCATCGGCCTCGCCGCCGGAATCTCCCCCGGCGGTTAG
- a CDS encoding ATP-binding protein, with amino-acid sequence MRTPKPARSLRRHLLRLAVLLLAPAILLGGWLTFELAARLKSDTEELLAGGARARALAVGRELEAAVLLLQSLATSPHLDGGEAGYIAFHAQAREVVAPLGSFAIFVRREEPRRQLVNSRLPIGAALPSMLENGPAGEAMRSGSPAFLGPVVLPGIEQSLASVAVPVRRHGEVIGALAMPIQPGRLAALLRQPVGRVGSMGFILAPPDRPVASLALAGGMTDMREVPAGFVERLGDEPRGTLRGPAPDGQPMLMAFERVPISGWIVILGATRAQERAAWLAPALNAALLGLILVLLLALLTAWFIHRLMTPLSGLTGEMPGLPAGSMRVAEFEALAVAVAESRSAPLREAEASRALVAQTIALAREVEDDRQLLRSVMESVPDEIFVKDAELRYVMVNREVTRVMGRAERDILGQTDDALLLPELARTLDEIDRETMRSGVVQEYERSLIMPGHPDEARNYYVVKAPWRDSTGQVVGLVGVARDVTRRRATEARLRQAEEAMRRIARADTLAAMSLGVAHELNQPLTAAGNFLRAGMRMLQAEQPDAARIAAAREAMREAAAQALRAGEILRRLRDFIGRGETEQRLVSLGPLVADGVALVTVAQGAAAPAISLDLAAAGCLVMADEVQLQQVFVNLLRNAIEATEGLEERGIVVSLRREGGRALLSFSDAGPGLPAEVRARLFQPFVTTKEHGMGIGLSICRAIVEAHGGRIAAARGETGGTVIRIELPLSEAALAA; translated from the coding sequence ATGCGCACCCCCAAACCGGCCCGGAGCCTGCGCCGCCATTTGCTCAGGCTGGCGGTTCTTCTGCTCGCCCCCGCGATCCTGCTGGGGGGGTGGCTGACCTTCGAACTCGCCGCCCGCCTGAAATCCGACACGGAGGAGCTGCTCGCCGGCGGCGCGCGGGCCCGGGCGTTGGCGGTGGGGCGCGAATTGGAAGCCGCGGTGCTGTTGCTGCAATCGCTGGCCACTTCGCCCCATCTGGATGGCGGGGAAGCCGGCTATATCGCCTTTCATGCCCAGGCAAGGGAGGTGGTGGCGCCGCTCGGCAGCTTCGCGATTTTTGTGCGGCGGGAGGAGCCGCGGCGGCAATTGGTGAATAGCCGTCTGCCGATCGGTGCGGCCTTGCCGAGCATGCTGGAGAACGGGCCGGCGGGCGAGGCGATGCGAAGCGGCAGTCCCGCCTTCCTGGGGCCGGTGGTCCTGCCGGGCATCGAGCAGAGCCTGGCCAGCGTGGCTGTGCCGGTCCGCCGCCATGGTGAGGTGATCGGCGCCTTGGCCATGCCGATCCAGCCGGGGCGCCTGGCTGCGCTGCTCCGCCAGCCGGTCGGGCGGGTCGGCTCCATGGGGTTCATTCTGGCGCCACCGGATCGCCCCGTGGCCAGCCTCGCCCTGGCCGGGGGGATGACAGATATGCGGGAGGTTCCCGCCGGTTTCGTGGAGCGCCTGGGCGACGAGCCACGCGGCACGCTGCGCGGGCCGGCGCCTGATGGCCAGCCGATGCTGATGGCTTTCGAACGTGTGCCGATCAGCGGCTGGATCGTCATCCTCGGCGCCACCCGCGCCCAGGAGCGGGCCGCCTGGCTGGCCCCCGCGCTCAATGCGGCGCTGCTGGGCCTGATCCTGGTGCTGCTCCTCGCGTTGCTGACGGCCTGGTTCATTCACCGCCTGATGACGCCGCTCTCCGGTCTGACCGGGGAGATGCCGGGCCTGCCGGCAGGCAGCATGCGGGTCGCGGAATTCGAGGCCCTCGCCGTCGCGGTCGCCGAATCCCGCAGCGCGCCCCTGCGGGAGGCTGAGGCGTCGCGCGCCCTGGTCGCGCAGACCATCGCCCTTGCGCGGGAAGTGGAGGACGACCGGCAGTTGTTGCGCTCGGTCATGGAATCCGTGCCGGACGAGATTTTCGTGAAGGACGCCGAACTGCGCTATGTGATGGTCAACCGCGAGGTGACCCGCGTCATGGGCCGGGCCGAGCGAGACATCCTGGGCCAGACGGATGACGCCCTGTTGCTGCCGGAGCTTGCCCGGACGCTTGATGAGATAGACCGGGAAACCATGCGCAGCGGCGTGGTGCAGGAGTATGAACGCAGCCTCATCATGCCAGGGCATCCCGACGAAGCGCGCAACTACTATGTGGTGAAGGCGCCCTGGCGGGACTCGACGGGCCAGGTGGTCGGCCTCGTCGGCGTCGCGCGGGACGTGACGCGCCGCCGCGCGACCGAGGCGCGGCTGCGCCAGGCGGAGGAGGCGATGCGCCGCATCGCGCGGGCCGATACGCTGGCCGCGATGAGCCTCGGTGTTGCGCATGAACTGAACCAGCCGCTGACGGCCGCGGGAAATTTCCTGCGCGCGGGGATGCGCATGCTGCAGGCCGAACAGCCCGACGCGGCGCGCATCGCCGCCGCGCGTGAGGCGATGCGCGAAGCCGCCGCCCAGGCGCTGCGGGCGGGTGAAATCCTGCGCCGCCTGCGCGATTTCATCGGCCGCGGCGAAACCGAGCAGCGCCTGGTTTCGCTCGGGCCGCTGGTGGCCGATGGCGTGGCGCTGGTGACCGTGGCCCAGGGTGCCGCGGCACCTGCCATATCCCTCGACCTCGCGGCGGCGGGCTGCCTCGTGATGGCCGACGAAGTCCAGTTGCAGCAGGTTTTCGTCAACCTGTTGCGCAACGCCATCGAGGCGACGGAGGGTCTGGAGGAGCGCGGCATCGTGGTGAGCCTGCGGCGTGAGGGTGGGCGGGCCCTGTTGAGTTTCAGTGACGCAGGGCCGGGCCTGCCGGCCGAGGTGCGCGCCCGCCTGTTCCAGCCATTCGTCACCACCAAGGAACATGGCATGGGCATCGGTCTTTCGATCTGCCGTGCCATCGTGGAAGCGCATGGCGGGAGGATCGCGGCGGCGCGGGGCGAGACGGGGGGCACGGTGATCCGCATCGAATTGCCACTCAGCGAAGCGGCGCTCGCCGCATGA
- a CDS encoding aminotransferase → MKPMNELLSATGTTIFTVMSALAVQHGAINLGQGFPDYDGPPDVLQAAADALMDGRNQYPPMTGVPELRQAVATANQRFYGIEVDPNAEVIVTSGATEAITASLMAVLNPGDEVVLIEPLYDTYAPTVKLLGAIPRIVRLNPPKWELPRAELAAAFGPRTKAILFNTPMNPTGKVFTAAELAFIADLVTRHDCYAICDEVYEHLTYDGWKHIPLMTLPGMRERCLRIGSAGKTFNLTGWKVGYVTCDRALAPNVAKAHQNLTFTTPPNLQRAVAVGLAKDDAYFASLGADLAARRDILSAGLTELGFNVLPAMGSYFVTADIRSIGFTGDDVAFCRALTEEAKVTAIPVTAFYAGENPPNHYARFAFCKNESVLREALSRIGRWMAARGQARRVAG, encoded by the coding sequence ATGAAGCCGATGAACGAACTGCTCTCCGCCACGGGCACGACGATCTTCACCGTCATGTCCGCATTGGCGGTCCAACATGGCGCCATCAACCTCGGCCAGGGCTTCCCGGATTACGATGGCCCGCCCGATGTGCTCCAGGCCGCGGCCGACGCGCTGATGGATGGCCGCAACCAATACCCGCCCATGACCGGCGTGCCCGAGCTGCGCCAGGCCGTCGCCACCGCCAACCAGCGCTTCTACGGCATCGAGGTGGACCCCAATGCCGAGGTCATCGTCACTTCCGGCGCCACCGAGGCGATCACGGCAAGCCTGATGGCCGTGCTCAATCCGGGCGATGAGGTCGTGCTGATCGAGCCGCTCTATGACACCTACGCCCCCACGGTGAAGCTGCTGGGTGCCATCCCGCGCATCGTCCGCCTCAACCCGCCCAAGTGGGAATTGCCGCGCGCCGAACTGGCCGCCGCTTTCGGCCCCAGGACCAAGGCCATCCTGTTCAACACGCCAATGAACCCGACGGGCAAGGTCTTCACCGCCGCCGAGCTCGCCTTCATCGCCGATCTCGTGACGCGGCACGACTGCTACGCCATCTGCGACGAGGTCTATGAGCATCTGACCTATGATGGCTGGAAGCATATCCCGCTGATGACGCTGCCGGGCATGCGGGAGCGGTGCCTGCGCATCGGCAGCGCGGGCAAGACCTTCAACCTGACCGGCTGGAAGGTCGGCTATGTCACCTGCGACCGCGCATTGGCGCCCAATGTGGCCAAGGCGCACCAGAACCTGACCTTCACCACGCCGCCCAACCTGCAACGCGCGGTGGCCGTGGGGCTCGCCAAGGATGATGCCTATTTCGCCTCGCTCGGTGCCGATCTCGCGGCACGCCGGGATATCCTCTCGGCTGGGCTCACCGAATTGGGCTTCAACGTCCTGCCGGCCATGGGCAGCTATTTCGTGACGGCCGATATCCGCTCGATTGGCTTCACGGGCGATGACGTGGCCTTTTGCCGCGCCCTGACGGAAGAGGCCAAGGTGACGGCGATTCCCGTCACGGCCTTCTATGCCGGCGAGAATCCGCCCAATCACTACGCCCGCTTCGCCTTCTGCAAGAATGAAAGCGTTCTGCGCGAGGCACTCTCCCGCATCGGCCGCTGGATGGCGGCGCGCGGGCAAGCCCGCCGGGTCGCCGGATAA
- a CDS encoding cyclase family protein — MRATLLIQRGAPGEAPREDAFDVDFEPGESVLDALRRLRVTQDPTLAFRYACLNANACKECMMLLDGRVIYACTARLEARDMRLAPLPNKPLLRDLATLIAPPDERLWERHIHASAPKPTAAGLPGLPPAAYSRRQLGNHMMKLIDLSREIHHKAQRLPNHPTIELYPFSTHAEKRVVDGYEFSSATMVLHMGDHGGTHVDAPVHFDEAPGAMTIDQMPLETFFTEALCLDLTHVPDRTDITIAHLEAAEKASGVRIQPKDTVLLYTGFYQRASGTEGYITDFPGLTKESATWLGQKGITAFTVESVSPGRPGRNNFEVHHVCRDMGFTHYEGVVNLDKVVGKGRFRFIGLPLKIRGGTGSPVRAVALLDA; from the coding sequence ATGCGCGCGACACTCCTGATCCAGCGCGGCGCGCCTGGCGAAGCCCCGCGCGAGGACGCCTTCGACGTGGATTTCGAGCCGGGCGAGTCCGTGCTTGATGCTTTGCGCCGCCTGCGCGTTACGCAGGATCCGACACTGGCTTTCCGCTACGCCTGCCTCAATGCCAATGCATGCAAGGAATGCATGATGCTGCTGGATGGCCGTGTCATCTACGCCTGCACGGCGCGGCTGGAAGCGCGGGACATGCGGCTGGCCCCGCTGCCGAACAAGCCCCTGCTGCGCGACCTCGCGACGCTGATCGCGCCACCGGATGAGCGGTTGTGGGAGCGGCACATCCACGCATCGGCCCCCAAGCCGACCGCTGCGGGATTGCCTGGCCTGCCACCTGCCGCATACTCGAGACGCCAACTGGGGAACCACATGATGAAGCTGATTGATCTGAGCCGGGAGATTCACCACAAGGCCCAGCGCCTGCCCAATCACCCGACGATCGAGCTCTATCCCTTCAGCACGCATGCGGAAAAGCGCGTGGTGGATGGCTATGAGTTCTCCTCGGCCACGATGGTGCTGCACATGGGCGATCATGGCGGGACGCATGTGGATGCGCCGGTGCATTTCGATGAAGCGCCGGGTGCCATGACGATTGACCAGATGCCGCTCGAAACCTTCTTCACCGAGGCACTTTGCCTCGACCTCACGCATGTGCCGGACCGGACGGATATCACCATCGCGCATCTGGAAGCGGCGGAGAAAGCCTCGGGCGTCCGCATCCAGCCGAAGGACACGGTGCTGCTCTACACGGGCTTCTACCAGCGCGCCTCCGGCACCGAGGGCTACATCACGGATTTCCCGGGCCTGACCAAGGAAAGCGCGACCTGGCTTGGCCAGAAGGGGATCACCGCCTTTACGGTGGAATCGGTGAGTCCCGGCCGGCCGGGCCGCAACAATTTCGAGGTGCACCACGTCTGCCGCGACATGGGTTTCACGCATTACGAAGGCGTCGTGAATCTGGACAAGGTGGTGGGCAAGGGGCGCTTCCGCTTCATCGGATTGCCCTTGAAGATCCGCGGCGGGACCGGCAGCCCCGTGCGTGCCGTGGCATTGCTGGACGCTTAG
- a CDS encoding endonuclease/exonuclease/phosphatase family protein, giving the protein MPPSPNRPVRTALPTELHGALRKLGGALLRGKPRGPAPIAPRADGSLIVASYNIHKCVGVDRRFDPGRIAAVIAELDADVLALQEVDRRFGQRTGLLNTAALERRTGLTLLHVSDTPGGHGWHGNALLVRQGRLIRLRRLNLPGAEARGALLAELQLPAGKLRVVAAHLGLLRRHRAMQAQALLDAIGHGSPMPTLLLGDLNEWRPGIPSSLVALESFFGPLGPGQPSFPSRLPFLALDRILAHPQQMLGNVEAHSSPLARLASDHLPLRARIDLREAAMPAFAAAA; this is encoded by the coding sequence ATGCCCCCGTCGCCGAACCGCCCCGTCCGAACGGCCCTGCCGACTGAGCTGCATGGCGCACTGCGCAAGCTTGGCGGCGCATTGCTGCGCGGGAAGCCACGCGGCCCGGCGCCGATCGCCCCGCGCGCCGATGGCAGCCTGATCGTTGCGTCCTACAACATCCACAAATGCGTGGGCGTGGACCGCCGGTTTGATCCGGGCCGCATCGCCGCCGTCATCGCCGAGCTCGACGCCGATGTTCTGGCCCTGCAGGAGGTGGATCGCCGCTTCGGCCAGCGCACCGGATTGCTGAACACCGCAGCACTGGAGCGTCGCACCGGCCTGACCTTGCTGCATGTCTCCGATACCCCGGGCGGGCATGGCTGGCATGGCAATGCGCTGCTGGTGCGGCAGGGGCGGCTGATCCGCCTGCGCCGCCTCAACCTGCCAGGTGCCGAAGCGCGCGGCGCCCTGCTGGCCGAATTGCAGTTGCCCGCCGGGAAGCTGCGCGTGGTGGCGGCCCATCTGGGCTTGCTGCGCCGGCACCGGGCCATGCAGGCCCAGGCGCTGCTGGACGCGATCGGCCATGGCAGCCCCATGCCCACGCTGCTCCTGGGCGATCTCAATGAATGGCGCCCCGGCATCCCCTCATCCCTGGTGGCGCTGGAGTCGTTTTTTGGCCCGCTCGGCCCGGGCCAGCCGAGTTTTCCGTCCCGGCTGCCCTTCCTCGCGCTGGATCGGATCCTGGCGCATCCCCAGCAGATGCTGGGCAATGTGGAGGCGCATAGCTCGCCGCTGGCGCGGCTCGCCTCGGACCACCTGCCGCTGCGCGCGCGGATTGACCTGCGGGAAGCAGCCATGCCTGCCTTTGCCGCGGCGGCCTGA
- a CDS encoding tripartite tricarboxylate transporter substrate-binding protein gives MSLRRALTAGLLALAPAVLAEPAAAFPERPIRLVVPFAAGGATDVGARVLAEAMSAHLSQPIVVENRVGGAGIVASEVVARAAADGHTLLINNTSHAVLRLVVPNAPIDVTTALTAVSVLSEMPMVMLVANNHPARDVREFITMARAAPGRFDYGSTGGGGTLQMAALLFLQSAGLDLNEIPYRGGAPATLDLAAGRIAMVFDVALTGVQTARGGQARAFAVTSAGRSPALPEVPSLREIGLDAEMNVWQAIFAASSTPAPIQAALHRAIAAAMGTEAMARRMAELGVDRILASRPEAAQPYVAAEVARWEGLLRGRINPAR, from the coding sequence ATGTCCCTGCGCCGCGCGCTGACGGCGGGCCTGCTCGCCCTGGCCCCTGCTGTCCTGGCCGAGCCTGCCGCCGCCTTCCCCGAACGGCCCATCCGCCTGGTCGTTCCCTTTGCCGCCGGAGGTGCCACGGATGTCGGCGCCCGCGTGCTGGCGGAGGCGATGTCCGCGCATCTGTCGCAGCCCATCGTGGTCGAGAATCGGGTGGGCGGGGCCGGCATCGTGGCGTCTGAGGTGGTGGCGCGCGCTGCCGCGGATGGCCACACATTGCTGATCAACAATACCTCCCATGCCGTGCTGCGCCTCGTTGTTCCCAATGCGCCGATTGACGTGACCACGGCCCTGACTGCCGTTTCCGTCCTTTCGGAGATGCCGATGGTCATGCTGGTCGCGAATAATCATCCGGCGCGGGACGTGCGGGAATTCATCACCATGGCCCGCGCGGCGCCGGGCCGCTTCGACTATGGCAGCACGGGCGGCGGCGGCACGCTGCAGATGGCGGCCTTGCTGTTCCTGCAGTCCGCCGGGCTGGATCTCAACGAAATTCCCTATCGCGGCGGCGCGCCTGCCACGCTCGATCTCGCGGCCGGGCGCATCGCCATGGTGTTCGACGTGGCACTGACCGGCGTGCAGACCGCGCGCGGCGGCCAGGCGCGCGCTTTCGCCGTCACCAGCGCCGGCCGGAGCCCCGCCCTGCCGGAGGTGCCGAGCCTGCGCGAGATCGGCCTGGATGCCGAAATGAACGTCTGGCAAGCAATCTTTGCGGCCAGCTCGACGCCCGCCCCCATTCAGGCTGCCCTGCACCGCGCCATCGCGGCGGCCATGGGCACCGAGGCGATGGCCCGCCGCATGGCCGAACTCGGCGTGGACCGCATCCTGGCCAGCCGGCCTGAAGCCGCCCAGCCCTATGTGGCGGCGGAGGTGGCTCGTTGGGAGGGCCTGCTGCGTGGACGGATCAACCCCGCCCGGTAA
- a CDS encoding P-II family nitrogen regulator, producing MKKIEAIIKPFKLDEVKDALHEIGLQGLTVLEAKGFGRQKGHTELYRGAEYVVDFLPKVKIEVICADDMLERAVEAIQAAARTGRIGDGKIFVSDIAEVIRIRTGERGEDAV from the coding sequence ATGAAAAAGATCGAGGCCATCATCAAGCCCTTCAAACTCGATGAGGTGAAGGACGCCCTGCACGAGATCGGCCTGCAAGGCCTGACGGTGCTTGAGGCCAAGGGTTTCGGCCGGCAGAAAGGCCATACGGAGCTGTATCGCGGCGCCGAGTATGTCGTGGACTTTCTGCCCAAGGTAAAGATCGAGGTGATCTGCGCCGATGACATGCTGGAACGCGCTGTCGAGGCCATCCAGGCCGCTGCCCGGACCGGCCGCATCGGCGATGGCAAGATCTTCGTCTCGGACATTGCCGAGGTGATCCGTATCCGCACCGGCGAGCGGGGCGAGGACGCGGTCTGA